One stretch of Clupea harengus chromosome 2, Ch_v2.0.2, whole genome shotgun sequence DNA includes these proteins:
- the scn1laa gene encoding sodium channel, voltage-gated, type I-like, alpha isoform X1 translates to MAQMLLPPGPDSFRPFSRESLRAIKKRIEDEGPKKPKDKRAKDEATIPKPNGDLEAGKTLPFVYGDVPQELVSTPLEDMDPFYGNKKTFIVLNKGKTIFRFNAEPALFILSPFNPIRRLAIKILVHRLFSFLIMCTILTNCGFMTQAEKKWTKNVEWTFTGIYTFESLIKILARGFCVGRFTFLRDPWNWLDFCVIVMAYVTEFVDLGKVSALRTFRVLRALKTISVIPGLKTIVGALIQSVKKLADVMILTVFCLSVFALIGLQLFMGNLKQKCVRMPNPSNYTESKILIENMTKTITLDKENYYFAPNQKDALLCGLSNDTSSGAGQCPEGYMCLAVGPNPDYGYTSFDTFGWAFLSLFRLMTQDYWERLYQQTLRTAGKPYMMFFVLVIFLGSFYLVNLILAVVAMAYDEQNQATIEEALQAEMEFQAMLEQLRRQQEESMVMTKIISDGVELNEGLSESSSEASKLSSKSAKERRNRKKRMKRRDGERGGSERSPNSESGEDSVKRPAFRYLDGSRLSYKERHSSPHQDSPGSFRRVRYGSSSADLLDDRALRQRALSVASMISQVEELEEARQKCHPCWFELARTLLIWDCPVWVKIKKRVYRVVKDPFADLAITICIVLNTVFMSMEQHPGTELLTRVLYVGNLVFTAIFTAEMILKIIAMDPYYYFQERWNIFDSVIVSLSLMELGLANLSGMSVLRSFRLLRIFKLAKSWPTLNMLIKIIGNSVGALGNLTLVLAIIVFIFAVVGMQLFGKSYNMCKCKISLDLNCRLRWHMEDFPHSFLVVFRVLCGEWIETMWDCMEVHGPVMCIIVFMMVMVIGNLVVLNLFLALLLSSFSADNLTAVEDDSETNNIQIAVARIHSGIVWVKLKVRHFFQSLCIRKKKPKKPLVMVKSGDDHPKDNGIYLSNHTTVEFTKDLDCIKEGNGVATGLEDTAENYILSNEDVYLTFISNPDMTISVPIAAGESDFENLNTEDFSNQSSDIEDDIKEKMEEEEEDAQFSSSEGSTVDLRGNGGESMDLELEESMDPEACFTAGCVQRFPCCRVDIEKGFWKSWWTLRRTCFRIVEHDWFESFIIFMIVLSSGALAFEDIYNIQKPTIKLILEYADKVFTYIFILEMLLKWVAYGFVRYFTNYWCWLDFIIVDISIISMVANALEYNQGAIKSLRTLRSLRPLRAMSRFEGMRVVVNALLGAIPSIFNVLLVCLIFWLIFSIMGVNFFAGKYHYCANATTGDIFPREIVANKSECNKTDGAIWKNVKINFDNVAAGYLALLQVATYKGWMPIMYAAVDSRAVNDQPVFEEKMVAYVYFVVFIIFGSFFTLNLFIGVIIDNFNQQKKKFGGQDIFMTEEQKKYYNAMKKLGSKKPQKPIPRPSNMIQGFVFDLITKQGFDILIMVLICLNMVTMMVETEDQSDEKTEVLNTINLVFIALFSSECVLKMIALRHYYFTVSWNVFDFIVVILSVVGCFLAEVIEKYFFSPTLFRVIRLARIGRILRLIKGAKGIRTLLFALMMSLPALFNIGLLLFLVMFIYAILGMSFFAYVKKEDGIDDMFNFETFGNSMICLFQITTSAGWDSLLSPVLNTEPDCNPKKENPGSRYTGDCGRPAVGIAFFVSYIIICFLIVINMYIAVILENFSVATEESAEPLGEDDFEMFYEVWEKFDSKATQFINYNKLSDFADALNPPLRMAKPNTVQLISMDLPMVSGERIHCLDILFAFTKRVLGEGGELDILRGQMEERFMASNPSKVSYEPITSTLRRKQEIMSAILIQRSFRRFLIRRTVKKGSSLFNFREEDEENPPNKGSTDKLNESASSDKGLDRSPSTLSPQSCNSVTGSEKDKYVKDKREQEVKCKDNDQGSEGSK, encoded by the exons ATGGCACAGATGCTTCTGCCACCCGGACCAGACAGCTTCCGCCCGTTTAGCCGCGAGTCGCTCAGGGCTATCAAGAAGCGCATTGAAGACGAAGGGCCAAAGAAGCCAAAAGACAAGCGAGCCAAAGATGAAGCGACCATCCCCAAACCCAATGGAGACCTGGAGGCGGGAAAAACCCTGCCCTTCGTATACGGGGACGTACCCCAAGAACTGGTGTCCACGCCTCTGGAGGACATGGACCCTTTTTACGGCAACAAAAAA ACCTTTATAGTATTGAACAAAGGGAAGACGATCTTCCGCTTCAATGCCGAACCTGCCTTGTTTATTTTAAGCCCCTTCAACCCTATTAGGAGATTAGCTATCAAAATTTTGGTGCATCG ATTGTTTAGTTTTCTGATCATGTGCACTATCTTGACCAACTGTGGGTTTATGACCcaggcagaaaaaaaatggacaaaGAATGTGGA GTGGACATTCACAGGAATATACACTTTTGAATCCCTCATTAAAATTCTGGCAAGGGGCTTTTGTGTGGGCCGGTTTACCTTTCTAAGAGACCCATGGAATTGGTTGGACTTCTGTGTTATTGTCATGGC GTATGTAACAGAGTTTGTAGACCTAGGCAAAGTTTCAGCTCTCCGCACATTCAGAGTATTGAGGGCTTTGAAAACTATTTCAGTAATCCCAG GTTTGAAGACTATTGTTGGAGCACTCATACAGTCAGTGAAGAAGCTGGCTGACGTCATGATTCTCACCGTCTTCTGCTTAAGTGTCTTTGCTCTGATCGGGCTGCAACTCTTCATGGGCAATTTAAAGCAAAAATGTGTGAGAATGCCGAACCCCTCCAATTACACCGAATCAAAAATCCTGATAGAAAACATGACGAAAACTATTACACTTGATAAAG AAAACTACTACTTTGCCCCAAATCAAAAGGATGCCTTGCTGTGTGGATTAAGCAATGACACAAGCAGTGGTGCTGG GCAGTGCCCAGAGGGATATATGTGTTTAGCAGTGGGTCCGAACCCAGACTACGGATACACGAGCTTTGACACGTTTGGCTGGGCCTTCCTGTCTCTGTTCAGACTGATGACACAGGACTACTGGGAGCGCCTCTACCAGCAG ACCCTCAGGACGGCAGGAAAGCCCTACATGATGTTCTTCGTCCTCGTCATCTTCTTGGGCTCATTCTATCTGGTGAATCTGATCCTGgctgtggttgccatggccTACGATGAGCAGAACCAGGCTACCATAGAGGAGGCCCTGCAGGCGGAGATGGAGTTCCAGGCTATGCTGGAGCAGTTAAGAAGACAACAGGAGGAGAGTATG GTCATGACCAAAATAATAAGCGATGGTGTAGAGTTGAACGAGGGCTTGTCGGAGTCATCTTCAGAGGCCTCCAAACTTAGCTCCAAAAGTGCTAAGGAGAGGCGCAACCGAAAAAAACGCATGAAGCGccgagatggggagaggggcgGCAGTGAGCGGTCGCCGAACTCTGAATCAGGAGAGGACAGCGTCAAAAGGCCCGCTTTCCGTTACTTGGACGGCAGTCGCCTCTCGTACAAGGAGCGTCATTCATCCCCACATCAG GATTCTCCAGGTTCCTTCAGGAGGGTCAGATATGGTTCTAGCTCTGCAGACTTGTTAGATGACCGGGCCCTAAGGCAAAGGGCCCTGAGCGTGGCGAGTATGATTTCTCAAGTGGAAG AACTTGAAGAGGCAAGACAGAAGTGCCATCCATGTTGGTTTGAGCTTGCCAGAACTCTTCTCATCTGGGACTGTCCCGTATGGGTGAAAATCAAGAAACGCGTCTACCGTGTTGTGAAGGACCCCTTTGCTGATCTGGCCATTACCATCTGTATCGTCCTAAATACAGTGTTTATGTCAATGGAGCAGCATCCAGGAACAGAGTTGCTAACACGTGTTCTCTATGTAGGAAATCTG GTGTTTACAGCTATCTTCACTGCTGAAATGATTTTGAAGATTATAGCTATGGACCCATACTATTATTTTCAAGAGAGATGGAATATATTTGACAGTGTTATTGTCAGCTTGAGCTTGATGGAACTTGGGCTGGCAAATCTATCTGGGATGTCTGTTCTCAGGTCGTTCAGATTG TTGAGGATCTTCAAACTTGCTAAGTCATGGCCCACTCTGAATATGCTGATCAAGATCATAGGGAACTCAGTAGGTGCCCTGGGCAACCTGACCTTGGTGCTGGCCATCATTGTCTTCATCTTTGCTGTGGTTGGCATGCAGCTGTTTGGCAAGAGCTACAATATGTGCAAGTGCAAGATCTCATTAGATCTCAACTGTCGACTTCGCTGGCACATGGAAGACTTCCCCCATTCCTTCCTGGTTGTGTTCCGAGTGTTGTGTGGCGAGTGGATTGAGACCATGTGGGATTGCATGGAGGTACACGGCCCGGTCATGTGTATCATTGTCTTCATGATGGTCATGGTCATCGGAAACTTGGTG GTCCTCAACCTCTTCCTCGCACTGCTGCTCAGCTCGTTCAGCGCGGACAACCTGACAGCCGTGGAAGATGACAGCGAGACGAACAACATTCAGATTGCCGTGGCTCGGATTCATAGTGGCATTGTTTGGGTGAAACTCAAAGTGCGTCACTTTTTTCAGAGCCTCTGCataaggaagaaaaagccaaagAAGCCCTTGGTCATGGTCAAGTCCGGGGACGACCATCCCAAGGACAATGGGATCTACTTATCCAACCACACCACTGTGGAGTTCACCAAAGACCTGGACTGTATAAAAGAGGGCAATGGAGTGGCTACAGGGTTGGAGGACACTGCAGAAAACTACATCCTGTCCAACGAGGATGTCTACTTGACTTTCATCAGCAATCCGGACATGACTATCTCAGTGCCCATAGCTGCAGGTGAATCCGACTTTGAGAACCTCAACACAGAAGATTTCAGTAACCAGTCGTCTGATATAGAGGATGACATTAAAGAG aagatggaagaggaggaggaggatgctcAGTTCAGCTCTTCAGAGGGTAGCACAGTAGACCTCAGAGGTAACGGTGGAGAGTCAATGgacctggagctggaggagtCAATGGACCCTGAAGCTTGTTTTACAGCAG GTTGTGTCCAGAGATTCCCCTGCTGCCGTGTTGACATAGAGAAAGGTTTCTGGAAGTCATGGTGGACCCTAAGAAGGACATGCTTCAGAATTGTTGAACATGACTGGTTTGAAAGcttcatcatcttcatgatCGTGCTCAGCAGTGGTGCACTT GCATTTGAAGACATCTACAATATCCAGAAGCCAACGATAAAGCTTATCCTGGAATACGCCGATAAAGTATTTACCTATATATTCATCTTGGAGATGTTGTTAAAGTGGGTGGCCTATGGATTTGTCAGATACTTCACCAACTACTGGTGCTGGCTGGACTTCATTATAGTTGAT ATCTCTATAATCAGCATGGTGGCCAACGCTCTGGAGTACAATCAAGGTGCAATTAAGTCCCTGAGGACACTAAGGTCTCTAAGGCCCCTCAGAGCCATGTCACGTTTCGAGGGCATGCGG GTGGTGGTGAATGCTCTGCTGGGAGCAATTCCTTCCATCTTCAACGTCCTGCTGGTCTGCCTCATCTTCTGGCTAATTTTTAGCATCATGGGAGTCAATTTCTTTGCCGGAAAATACCATTATTGTGCCAATGCTACCACAGGAGACATATTTCCCAGAGAAATAGTTGCAAACAAATCAGAGTGCAACAAGACAGATGGGGCTATTTGGAAAAACGTCAAGATTAACTTTGACAATGTAGCTGCTGGCTACTTGGCCTTATTGCAAGTG GCAACGTATAAGGGCTGGATGCCAATAATGTATGCTGCTGTAGACTCGCGTGCA gTGAATGACCAGCCTGTGTTCGAAGAAAAAATGGTAGCTTACGTCTACTTTGTTGTGTTTATCATCTTCGGTTCATTCTTCACCCTCAATCTCTTCATTGGTGTCATTATTGACAACTTCAATCAGCAGAAGAAAAAG TTTGGAGGTCAGGATATCTTCATGACTGAAGAACAAAAGAAGTATTACAATGCCATGAAAAAGCTTGGATCAAAGAAGCCCCAAAAGCCCATTCCTAGACCATCA aACATGATCCAAGGATTTGTTTTTGATCTCATTACCAAGCAGGgttttgacattttgattatgGTTCTTATATGCCTCAATATGGTAACCATGATGGTTGAGACAGAGGACCAAAGCGACGAGAAGACGGAAGTCCTTAACACAATTAACTTGGTGTTCATCGCACTGTTCAGCTCAGAATGTGTCTTAAAGATGATTGCACTTCGCCATTACTATTTCACTGTCAGCTGGAATGTATTTGACTTCATTGTTGTCATCCTTTCAGTAGTTG GTTGTTTTCTTGCAGAGGTGATAGAAAAGTACTTCTTCTCACCCACCTTGTTCAGAGTCATTCGCCTTGCCAGAATTGGCCGCATCCTCCGTCTCATCAAAGGTGCCAAGGGAATCCGGACTCTTCTGTTTGCTCTGATGATGTCACTGCCAGCCCTGTTCAACATTGGGCTCCTGCTCTTCTTGGTTATGTTCATCTATGCCATCCTCGGCATGTCTTTCTTTGCCTACGTCAAGAAGGAGGACGGCATTGATGACATGTTCAACTTCGAGACGTTCGGCAACAGCATGATCTGCTTGTTTCAGATCACCACCTCGGCTGGGTGGGACAGCCTCCTGTCTCCGGTGCTCAACACTGAGCCGGACTGCAACCCGAAGAAGGAGAACCCCGGAAGCCGTTACACAGGAGACTGTGGGAGGCCGGCTGTGGGCATCGCGTTCTTCGTGAGCTATATAATCATCTGCTTCCTGATCGTGATCAACATGTACATCGCCGTCATCCTGGAGAACTTCAGCGTGGCCACGGAGGAGAGCGCCGAGCCGCTGGGAGAGGACGACTTTGAGATGTTCTACGAGGTTTGGGAGAAGTTTGACTCCAAAGCCACACAGTTCATCAACTACAACAAACTGTCGGATTTCGCAGATGCTTTGAACCCGCCTCTTCGCATGGCCAAGCCCAACACGGTCCAGCTGATTAGCATGGACCTTCCCATGGTGAGTGGTGAGCGCATTCACTGTCTGGACATCTTGTTTGCCTTCACCAAGCGGGTGCTGGGTGAGGGTGGTGAGCTGGACATCCTGAGGGGACAGATGGAGGAACGTTTCATGGCCTCCAATCCCTCCAAGGTGTCCTATGAGCCAATCACATCCACACTGCGGCGCAAGCAGGAGATCATGTCGGCCATTCTCATCCAGAGGTCCTTCAGGAGGTTTCTGATCCGGCGGACTGTCAAAAAAGGCTCCAGCTTATTTAATTTcagggaggaggatgaagaaaaCCCCCCGAACAAAGGCTCGACGGACAAATTGAACGAGAGCGCCTCCTCGGACAAGGGCTTGGACAGAAGCCCTTCCACACTGTCTCCTCAGTCCTGCAACAGTGTGACAGGATCAGAAAAAGACAAGTATGTGAAAGACaagagggagcaggaggtgaAATGTAAAGACAATGACCAGGGAAGTGAAGGAAGTAAGTGA
- the scn1laa gene encoding sodium channel, voltage-gated, type I-like, alpha isoform X2: MAQMLLPPGPDSFRPFSRESLRAIKKRIEDEGPKKPKDKRAKDEATIPKPNGDLEAGKTLPFVYGDVPQELVSTPLEDMDPFYGNKKTFIVLNKGKTIFRFNAEPALFILSPFNPIRRLAIKILVHRLFSFLIMCTILTNCGFMTQAEKKWTKNVEWTFTGIYTFESLIKILARGFCVGRFTFLRDPWNWLDFCVIVMAYVTEFVDLGKVSALRTFRVLRALKTISVIPGLKTIVGALIQSVKKLADVMILTVFCLSVFALIGLQLFMGNLKQKCVRMPNPSNYTESKILIENMTKTITLDKENYYFAPNQKDALLCGLSNDTSSGAGQCPEGYMCLAVGPNPDYGYTSFDTFGWAFLSLFRLMTQDYWERLYQQTLRTAGKPYMMFFVLVIFLGSFYLVNLILAVVAMAYDEQNQATIEEALQAEMEFQAMLEQLRRQQEESMVMTKIISDGVELNEGLSESSSEASKLSSKSAKERRNRKKRMKRRDGERGGSERSPNSESGEDSVKRPAFRYLDGSRLSYKERHSSPHQDSPGSFRRVRYGSSSADLLDDRALRQRALSVASMISQVEELEEARQKCHPCWFELARTLLIWDCPVWVKIKKRVYRVVKDPFADLAITICIVLNTVFMSMEQHPGTELLTRVLYVGNLVFTAIFTAEMILKIIAMDPYYYFQERWNIFDSVIVSLSLMELGLANLSGMSVLRSFRLLRIFKLAKSWPTLNMLIKIIGNSVGALGNLTLVLAIIVFIFAVVGMQLFGKSYNMCKCKISLDLNCRLRWHMEDFPHSFLVVFRVLCGEWIETMWDCMEVHGPVMCIIVFMMVMVIGNLVVLNLFLALLLSSFSADNLTAVEDDSETNNIQIAVARIHSGIVWVKLKVRHFFQSLCIRKKKPKKPLVMVKSGDDHPKDNGIYLSNHTTVEFTKDLDCIKEGNGVATGLEDTAENYILSNEDVYLTFISNPDMTISVPIAAGESDFENLNTEDFSNQSSDIEDDIKEMEEEEEDAQFSSSEGSTVDLRGNGGESMDLELEESMDPEACFTAGCVQRFPCCRVDIEKGFWKSWWTLRRTCFRIVEHDWFESFIIFMIVLSSGALAFEDIYNIQKPTIKLILEYADKVFTYIFILEMLLKWVAYGFVRYFTNYWCWLDFIIVDISIISMVANALEYNQGAIKSLRTLRSLRPLRAMSRFEGMRVVVNALLGAIPSIFNVLLVCLIFWLIFSIMGVNFFAGKYHYCANATTGDIFPREIVANKSECNKTDGAIWKNVKINFDNVAAGYLALLQVATYKGWMPIMYAAVDSRAVNDQPVFEEKMVAYVYFVVFIIFGSFFTLNLFIGVIIDNFNQQKKKFGGQDIFMTEEQKKYYNAMKKLGSKKPQKPIPRPSNMIQGFVFDLITKQGFDILIMVLICLNMVTMMVETEDQSDEKTEVLNTINLVFIALFSSECVLKMIALRHYYFTVSWNVFDFIVVILSVVGCFLAEVIEKYFFSPTLFRVIRLARIGRILRLIKGAKGIRTLLFALMMSLPALFNIGLLLFLVMFIYAILGMSFFAYVKKEDGIDDMFNFETFGNSMICLFQITTSAGWDSLLSPVLNTEPDCNPKKENPGSRYTGDCGRPAVGIAFFVSYIIICFLIVINMYIAVILENFSVATEESAEPLGEDDFEMFYEVWEKFDSKATQFINYNKLSDFADALNPPLRMAKPNTVQLISMDLPMVSGERIHCLDILFAFTKRVLGEGGELDILRGQMEERFMASNPSKVSYEPITSTLRRKQEIMSAILIQRSFRRFLIRRTVKKGSSLFNFREEDEENPPNKGSTDKLNESASSDKGLDRSPSTLSPQSCNSVTGSEKDKYVKDKREQEVKCKDNDQGSEGSK, encoded by the exons ATGGCACAGATGCTTCTGCCACCCGGACCAGACAGCTTCCGCCCGTTTAGCCGCGAGTCGCTCAGGGCTATCAAGAAGCGCATTGAAGACGAAGGGCCAAAGAAGCCAAAAGACAAGCGAGCCAAAGATGAAGCGACCATCCCCAAACCCAATGGAGACCTGGAGGCGGGAAAAACCCTGCCCTTCGTATACGGGGACGTACCCCAAGAACTGGTGTCCACGCCTCTGGAGGACATGGACCCTTTTTACGGCAACAAAAAA ACCTTTATAGTATTGAACAAAGGGAAGACGATCTTCCGCTTCAATGCCGAACCTGCCTTGTTTATTTTAAGCCCCTTCAACCCTATTAGGAGATTAGCTATCAAAATTTTGGTGCATCG ATTGTTTAGTTTTCTGATCATGTGCACTATCTTGACCAACTGTGGGTTTATGACCcaggcagaaaaaaaatggacaaaGAATGTGGA GTGGACATTCACAGGAATATACACTTTTGAATCCCTCATTAAAATTCTGGCAAGGGGCTTTTGTGTGGGCCGGTTTACCTTTCTAAGAGACCCATGGAATTGGTTGGACTTCTGTGTTATTGTCATGGC GTATGTAACAGAGTTTGTAGACCTAGGCAAAGTTTCAGCTCTCCGCACATTCAGAGTATTGAGGGCTTTGAAAACTATTTCAGTAATCCCAG GTTTGAAGACTATTGTTGGAGCACTCATACAGTCAGTGAAGAAGCTGGCTGACGTCATGATTCTCACCGTCTTCTGCTTAAGTGTCTTTGCTCTGATCGGGCTGCAACTCTTCATGGGCAATTTAAAGCAAAAATGTGTGAGAATGCCGAACCCCTCCAATTACACCGAATCAAAAATCCTGATAGAAAACATGACGAAAACTATTACACTTGATAAAG AAAACTACTACTTTGCCCCAAATCAAAAGGATGCCTTGCTGTGTGGATTAAGCAATGACACAAGCAGTGGTGCTGG GCAGTGCCCAGAGGGATATATGTGTTTAGCAGTGGGTCCGAACCCAGACTACGGATACACGAGCTTTGACACGTTTGGCTGGGCCTTCCTGTCTCTGTTCAGACTGATGACACAGGACTACTGGGAGCGCCTCTACCAGCAG ACCCTCAGGACGGCAGGAAAGCCCTACATGATGTTCTTCGTCCTCGTCATCTTCTTGGGCTCATTCTATCTGGTGAATCTGATCCTGgctgtggttgccatggccTACGATGAGCAGAACCAGGCTACCATAGAGGAGGCCCTGCAGGCGGAGATGGAGTTCCAGGCTATGCTGGAGCAGTTAAGAAGACAACAGGAGGAGAGTATG GTCATGACCAAAATAATAAGCGATGGTGTAGAGTTGAACGAGGGCTTGTCGGAGTCATCTTCAGAGGCCTCCAAACTTAGCTCCAAAAGTGCTAAGGAGAGGCGCAACCGAAAAAAACGCATGAAGCGccgagatggggagaggggcgGCAGTGAGCGGTCGCCGAACTCTGAATCAGGAGAGGACAGCGTCAAAAGGCCCGCTTTCCGTTACTTGGACGGCAGTCGCCTCTCGTACAAGGAGCGTCATTCATCCCCACATCAG GATTCTCCAGGTTCCTTCAGGAGGGTCAGATATGGTTCTAGCTCTGCAGACTTGTTAGATGACCGGGCCCTAAGGCAAAGGGCCCTGAGCGTGGCGAGTATGATTTCTCAAGTGGAAG AACTTGAAGAGGCAAGACAGAAGTGCCATCCATGTTGGTTTGAGCTTGCCAGAACTCTTCTCATCTGGGACTGTCCCGTATGGGTGAAAATCAAGAAACGCGTCTACCGTGTTGTGAAGGACCCCTTTGCTGATCTGGCCATTACCATCTGTATCGTCCTAAATACAGTGTTTATGTCAATGGAGCAGCATCCAGGAACAGAGTTGCTAACACGTGTTCTCTATGTAGGAAATCTG GTGTTTACAGCTATCTTCACTGCTGAAATGATTTTGAAGATTATAGCTATGGACCCATACTATTATTTTCAAGAGAGATGGAATATATTTGACAGTGTTATTGTCAGCTTGAGCTTGATGGAACTTGGGCTGGCAAATCTATCTGGGATGTCTGTTCTCAGGTCGTTCAGATTG TTGAGGATCTTCAAACTTGCTAAGTCATGGCCCACTCTGAATATGCTGATCAAGATCATAGGGAACTCAGTAGGTGCCCTGGGCAACCTGACCTTGGTGCTGGCCATCATTGTCTTCATCTTTGCTGTGGTTGGCATGCAGCTGTTTGGCAAGAGCTACAATATGTGCAAGTGCAAGATCTCATTAGATCTCAACTGTCGACTTCGCTGGCACATGGAAGACTTCCCCCATTCCTTCCTGGTTGTGTTCCGAGTGTTGTGTGGCGAGTGGATTGAGACCATGTGGGATTGCATGGAGGTACACGGCCCGGTCATGTGTATCATTGTCTTCATGATGGTCATGGTCATCGGAAACTTGGTG GTCCTCAACCTCTTCCTCGCACTGCTGCTCAGCTCGTTCAGCGCGGACAACCTGACAGCCGTGGAAGATGACAGCGAGACGAACAACATTCAGATTGCCGTGGCTCGGATTCATAGTGGCATTGTTTGGGTGAAACTCAAAGTGCGTCACTTTTTTCAGAGCCTCTGCataaggaagaaaaagccaaagAAGCCCTTGGTCATGGTCAAGTCCGGGGACGACCATCCCAAGGACAATGGGATCTACTTATCCAACCACACCACTGTGGAGTTCACCAAAGACCTGGACTGTATAAAAGAGGGCAATGGAGTGGCTACAGGGTTGGAGGACACTGCAGAAAACTACATCCTGTCCAACGAGGATGTCTACTTGACTTTCATCAGCAATCCGGACATGACTATCTCAGTGCCCATAGCTGCAGGTGAATCCGACTTTGAGAACCTCAACACAGAAGATTTCAGTAACCAGTCGTCTGATATAGAGGATGACATTAAAGAG atggaagaggaggaggaggatgctcAGTTCAGCTCTTCAGAGGGTAGCACAGTAGACCTCAGAGGTAACGGTGGAGAGTCAATGgacctggagctggaggagtCAATGGACCCTGAAGCTTGTTTTACAGCAG GTTGTGTCCAGAGATTCCCCTGCTGCCGTGTTGACATAGAGAAAGGTTTCTGGAAGTCATGGTGGACCCTAAGAAGGACATGCTTCAGAATTGTTGAACATGACTGGTTTGAAAGcttcatcatcttcatgatCGTGCTCAGCAGTGGTGCACTT GCATTTGAAGACATCTACAATATCCAGAAGCCAACGATAAAGCTTATCCTGGAATACGCCGATAAAGTATTTACCTATATATTCATCTTGGAGATGTTGTTAAAGTGGGTGGCCTATGGATTTGTCAGATACTTCACCAACTACTGGTGCTGGCTGGACTTCATTATAGTTGAT ATCTCTATAATCAGCATGGTGGCCAACGCTCTGGAGTACAATCAAGGTGCAATTAAGTCCCTGAGGACACTAAGGTCTCTAAGGCCCCTCAGAGCCATGTCACGTTTCGAGGGCATGCGG GTGGTGGTGAATGCTCTGCTGGGAGCAATTCCTTCCATCTTCAACGTCCTGCTGGTCTGCCTCATCTTCTGGCTAATTTTTAGCATCATGGGAGTCAATTTCTTTGCCGGAAAATACCATTATTGTGCCAATGCTACCACAGGAGACATATTTCCCAGAGAAATAGTTGCAAACAAATCAGAGTGCAACAAGACAGATGGGGCTATTTGGAAAAACGTCAAGATTAACTTTGACAATGTAGCTGCTGGCTACTTGGCCTTATTGCAAGTG GCAACGTATAAGGGCTGGATGCCAATAATGTATGCTGCTGTAGACTCGCGTGCA gTGAATGACCAGCCTGTGTTCGAAGAAAAAATGGTAGCTTACGTCTACTTTGTTGTGTTTATCATCTTCGGTTCATTCTTCACCCTCAATCTCTTCATTGGTGTCATTATTGACAACTTCAATCAGCAGAAGAAAAAG TTTGGAGGTCAGGATATCTTCATGACTGAAGAACAAAAGAAGTATTACAATGCCATGAAAAAGCTTGGATCAAAGAAGCCCCAAAAGCCCATTCCTAGACCATCA aACATGATCCAAGGATTTGTTTTTGATCTCATTACCAAGCAGGgttttgacattttgattatgGTTCTTATATGCCTCAATATGGTAACCATGATGGTTGAGACAGAGGACCAAAGCGACGAGAAGACGGAAGTCCTTAACACAATTAACTTGGTGTTCATCGCACTGTTCAGCTCAGAATGTGTCTTAAAGATGATTGCACTTCGCCATTACTATTTCACTGTCAGCTGGAATGTATTTGACTTCATTGTTGTCATCCTTTCAGTAGTTG GTTGTTTTCTTGCAGAGGTGATAGAAAAGTACTTCTTCTCACCCACCTTGTTCAGAGTCATTCGCCTTGCCAGAATTGGCCGCATCCTCCGTCTCATCAAAGGTGCCAAGGGAATCCGGACTCTTCTGTTTGCTCTGATGATGTCACTGCCAGCCCTGTTCAACATTGGGCTCCTGCTCTTCTTGGTTATGTTCATCTATGCCATCCTCGGCATGTCTTTCTTTGCCTACGTCAAGAAGGAGGACGGCATTGATGACATGTTCAACTTCGAGACGTTCGGCAACAGCATGATCTGCTTGTTTCAGATCACCACCTCGGCTGGGTGGGACAGCCTCCTGTCTCCGGTGCTCAACACTGAGCCGGACTGCAACCCGAAGAAGGAGAACCCCGGAAGCCGTTACACAGGAGACTGTGGGAGGCCGGCTGTGGGCATCGCGTTCTTCGTGAGCTATATAATCATCTGCTTCCTGATCGTGATCAACATGTACATCGCCGTCATCCTGGAGAACTTCAGCGTGGCCACGGAGGAGAGCGCCGAGCCGCTGGGAGAGGACGACTTTGAGATGTTCTACGAGGTTTGGGAGAAGTTTGACTCCAAAGCCACACAGTTCATCAACTACAACAAACTGTCGGATTTCGCAGATGCTTTGAACCCGCCTCTTCGCATGGCCAAGCCCAACACGGTCCAGCTGATTAGCATGGACCTTCCCATGGTGAGTGGTGAGCGCATTCACTGTCTGGACATCTTGTTTGCCTTCACCAAGCGGGTGCTGGGTGAGGGTGGTGAGCTGGACATCCTGAGGGGACAGATGGAGGAACGTTTCATGGCCTCCAATCCCTCCAAGGTGTCCTATGAGCCAATCACATCCACACTGCGGCGCAAGCAGGAGATCATGTCGGCCATTCTCATCCAGAGGTCCTTCAGGAGGTTTCTGATCCGGCGGACTGTCAAAAAAGGCTCCAGCTTATTTAATTTcagggaggaggatgaagaaaaCCCCCCGAACAAAGGCTCGACGGACAAATTGAACGAGAGCGCCTCCTCGGACAAGGGCTTGGACAGAAGCCCTTCCACACTGTCTCCTCAGTCCTGCAACAGTGTGACAGGATCAGAAAAAGACAAGTATGTGAAAGACaagagggagcaggaggtgaAATGTAAAGACAATGACCAGGGAAGTGAAGGAAGTAAGTGA